A region of the Denitrificimonas caeni genome:
CAAAAACACACCACGCTCTTTAATCGAGCGCTGGCTTAATTCATTGACAAAGTTCCAGACGAAATTGACACTTCGAGCCATGCTGTTTAGCAGTGGTCGGTGCTTATCTCGAATGCGAACTTTTAATGTTTTGGTGTGCTTTATCATGCTGTATATAATACCAGTACCAACCTATATTGCAAAGACTTGAACAACCTATTAGGGGCTGCTTACGCCGCCCTCGCTATCCATCCTCGCACTCAAAGTACGAGGCTTTCCGCGATTTTGGTAACAAGGGCAATTCACCCAGTTTTTGTAGGTTGTACTCATTTGCAGTCTAGTATAGCTTTATCCACCCCCTATCTCAGAGCTCTTGATAGTCAACTGCCACTAGCAACCACGGATTACCCTAAGGCCAAATGATGAGTGATAGCGCGCCAATCCTCCTGACCGGCGGCAGTCAACGCTTAGGACTGCACTGCGTGAAGCGTTTTTTAGCAAACGACCAGTCGATGATAATCAGCTACCGGCAAGAGCGTCCTGAAGTTGCTGAACTACGCAAACTAGGCGTACATTGCATTCAAGCAGACTTTGCTACTGAGCAAGGCATTCTAAACTTTATTGCCGCCATCAAAGCTTACACACCAGCGCTACGGGCTATTATCCACAATGCTTCTCTGTGGATAAGCGAGGACGGTGCCGACAGCGATGCCTTTAAGCAAATGATGAATGTGCATGTTTTGGCCCCTTATTTGATCAATCAACACTGTGCGGCGCTTCTGCAACAATCGCCTCAGGCTGATATTATCCACATCTCTGATGATGTCACTCGCCGCGGCAGCGCTAAACGCATTGCTTACAGTGCCAGTAAAGCAGGGCTCGATAATCTCACCCTATCATTTGCTGCCAGCTTAGCCCCGCAGATTAAAGTCAACACCATAGCGCCGGCTCTAATTATGCTGCATCCAGACGACGATGCAGCGTACCAGCGTCGCGCTACAGCTAAATCCGTATTGGGCACTGTGCCTGGCCCGGAAGTAATTTATCAAAGCCTACGTTACTTATTGGACACACCTTATGTAACCGGCACAACCCTTACTGTAAACGGTGGTCGGCATCTAAAGTGATGCGTGCCGCGGAGAGCAAAAATGACTGAAGAAATAAGCAAACATTACCGCGAAATTTTAACAGGCCTAGGTGAAAATCCTGACCGCGAAGGCTTGCGCGATACCCCAATGCGCGCGGCCAAAGCCATGCAGTATCTGTGCAACGGCTATGAAAAAGACCTGGACACAATCGTCAACAATGCACTCTTTGAGTCAGAAAGCGATGAAATGGTGATTGTCCGTGACATTGAACTGTATTCCTTATGCGAGCACCACTTACTGCCCTTCATTGGTAAAGCGCACGTAGCCTATATCCCCACGGGTAAAGTCATTGGTTTGTCCAAGGTGGCACGCATTGTTGATATGTTTGCCCGCCGCTTACAAATTCAAGAAAACCTCACCCGCCAA
Encoded here:
- the folM gene encoding dihydromonapterin reductase is translated as MMSDSAPILLTGGSQRLGLHCVKRFLANDQSMIISYRQERPEVAELRKLGVHCIQADFATEQGILNFIAAIKAYTPALRAIIHNASLWISEDGADSDAFKQMMNVHVLAPYLINQHCAALLQQSPQADIIHISDDVTRRGSAKRIAYSASKAGLDNLTLSFAASLAPQIKVNTIAPALIMLHPDDDAAYQRRATAKSVLGTVPGPEVIYQSLRYLLDTPYVTGTTLTVNGGRHLK
- the folE gene encoding GTP cyclohydrolase I FolE, which encodes MTEEISKHYREILTGLGENPDREGLRDTPMRAAKAMQYLCNGYEKDLDTIVNNALFESESDEMVIVRDIELYSLCEHHLLPFIGKAHVAYIPTGKVIGLSKVARIVDMFARRLQIQENLTRQIADAVQQVTGAAGVAVVIEAKHMCMMMRGVEKQNSVMTSSAMLGVFRSSGTTRQEFLQLIRSH